GATGTGCAGCTGGTGAACCCCGCCGGCCAGACCCTAGCCGATACGACGCTCACCATTCAGACGGGCCCCCTGCCGGCCAATATGCCCACCGTCAGCGTGGCCGAGGGGACGCCCCCAGCGGACTGGGGGGCGACTTTTCGCTGGTCAGTAATTTCAGCGCCGTCAACCCGCACATGCCGCTCATTCTCGACAATTACGGCGAAATTCGCTGGCTGCTCGACTATTCCAGCAGTCCCGAGCTAGCGCAGCTGTTCTACGACTGCGGTATCAACCGGCTGCAAAATGGTAACTACTACTTCGGCGACAAAACGACCAGCCGCTTGTACGAGGTGGATGTGTATGGTACGATTATCAACCGCTGGGATTTGCCGGGCTACACCTTTCACCACGAAATGTATGAGAAGCCCGATGGCAATTTCCTGGTGTCGGTGAATAAAGTCGGCAGCACCCACCCCGACGGCTCGCCCACGATGGAAGACTACGTGGTGGAGGTGGACCGCCACGCCAACCAGCTCGTGCACGCGTGGGACCTCAAGCAGACCTTCAATGAAAATCGCCACGCCCTGGAAACCGACCCCAACGACTGGATTCACGTCAATGCCTTGCTCTATGACCCTAGCGACAACACCATTATCGTGTCGGGCCGCTACCAGGGCGTGGCCAAGCTCACCTACGACAACCAGGTAAAGTGGCTGCTGGCGCCGCACCGGGGCTGGGGTCCCAATAACCTGGGGCAGGACCTGCGTCAGCAGCTATTGACGCCCCTCGACGCCAGCGGCGCGGCCATTGCCGATACGGCCGTGGTGGCCGGCTCGGCCAACCACCCCGATTTTGAGTGGAGCTGGTACCAGCATTCCATCCAGCTGATGCCTAATGGCGACCTGCTGCTGTTTGATAACGGGACCAACCGCAATTTCATGCGCACAGCCACCACGCACTACAGCCGGGCCGTGGAGTATCGCATCGACCCCGTGGCCCGCACCGTGCGCCAAATCTGGACCTACGGGGCGGCCCGCGGGGCCGATACCTATTCGTCTATCGTGTCGAAGGTGCAGTACCTGCCGGCCGTCAAGCACATTATGTTTTGCCCCGGCTACGAGGTGCCCAATACCACGGGCACCGGGGGTAAAATCATCGAGCTAGACTACGCCACCAAGCAGCCGCTGCTCGAGCTGAGCTTGAGTGCGGCCAACGGCTGGGGCTTTCACCGCTCGCAGCGCATGGGGCTTTACCCCTGAGCCGGGCTAGCCAGCAGTAAAAACGCAAAAGAGCCTTGCCAGCACTGGCAAGGCTCTTTTGCTAGGAGTAAGTTTGGGTAGTCTAGTAGTCGCTGTCGTAGTCGTCGCCCCGGCCCCGGCTGCGCGAGCCGCCGCCAAAGTCGTCGTCGTCCTCATCGGCGTCGAGGTCGTCCTCATCGTCGAGGCGGCCCAGGCCGCTGCTGCCGTCGGGGTCTTCGGCCGCTTCGGCGGTCGTAAATTCTTCTTCCGTCATGGAAGCCAGGTCGAGCGCCTCGTCGTGCGAGGAGCCGGTGTCGCGCCACATCAGGTAGTCGGCGTATTTGGCCGAAAGCTGGTCTTCGCCTGTGCCGCGGGTTTTGGCGCCGCCCGTGCGGGCGAAGGTGTCCAGATTGTCGTCGT
The genomic region above belongs to Hymenobacter sp. BRD128 and contains:
- a CDS encoding aryl-sulfate sulfotransferase; the protein is MPLILDNYGEIRWLLDYSSSPELAQLFYDCGINRLQNGNYYFGDKTTSRLYEVDVYGTIINRWDLPGYTFHHEMYEKPDGNFLVSVNKVGSTHPDGSPTMEDYVVEVDRHANQLVHAWDLKQTFNENRHALETDPNDWIHVNALLYDPSDNTIIVSGRYQGVAKLTYDNQVKWLLAPHRGWGPNNLGQDLRQQLLTPLDASGAAIADTAVVAGSANHPDFEWSWYQHSIQLMPNGDLLLFDNGTNRNFMRTATTHYSRAVEYRIDPVARTVRQIWTYGAARGADTYSSIVSKVQYLPAVKHIMFCPGYEVPNTTGTGGKIIELDYATKQPLLELSLSAANGWGFHRSQRMGLYP